A stretch of DNA from Leptospira hartskeerlii:
GAAAAAAGGATATAAAAGAGATGTGGAAAACCTAACCGCTTTCTATCTACAAACTGGATCTACTCGTTCTTCCGAATTTGAATCTGATTTAGCAGAACTCGCTTCTAAAAACGGAGTGATCAACTGGAAAAATTCAGAGAGTACTTACGTTTCCATCGGTAGAGGACTCAAAAAAGCGGGCGTTAGTGAAGAAGGTTTTAAAACTTTTGCTGCAAACGTAAATTTCAAACCTGAAATCGCAAAGGCTCTGGAAAGAGGCTATCTTTCCCTCTAATTTGAGATCA
This window harbors:
- a CDS encoding putative lipoprotein, with protein sequence MKFFHKILGTGLLTFGILLSQNCFIDSISNSLSKSSDSLQSISNAVVSVVSSVSSSSKDEAAEKKGYKRDVENLTAFYLQTGSTRSSEFESDLAELASKNGVINWKNSESTYVSIGRGLKKAGVSEEGFKTFAANVNFKPEIAKALERGYLSL